A segment of the Crassostrea angulata isolate pt1a10 chromosome 10, ASM2561291v2, whole genome shotgun sequence genome:
ATCGATGTGTGAAATTTGATTGGTCAACCTAACTTTAAGAAAGTCCAAAAATGGCTTCCTCTCGCTACCAATTCCATGAAATTTGGAACAACAGTCTTGAAAACAAGACAAATAAGTCAGAGCAGACCAATTTGAATTTATCGGGAGAAACTTTCATTGGTCTTACCGTTTTGTATGCATTTACGACTTTTTTAGCCATAGTCGGCAACCTTTTCGTGATCGTGGTTTTTATAAGAGGAAAGAGGTCAAGGACGGACTTGCGTCATTTTCTTATTAATTTAGCAATTGCAGATTTATTAATGGGATTATTCTGTATGCCTTTTACCTTTGCAGATGCTATACACAACATGTGGATTTTTTCTGAGCCTGTATGTCCCATAGTTTTATCTATTCAGATTATTTCAGTTGCAGCAAGCGTTTTTACAAATATGGCCATAGCAGTGGACCGCTTTCTCGTGGTAACATATCCACTGAAACATCGCTTTACACAAGAACGTTCTAAGTACGTCATTCTCGTGATATGGACAGCGGCGACGGCTTTGTCATCTGTACAGTTCTTTGTGGGGCGTGCCCACATAGACGTGGACAGCGGACACCTTGTGTGTGACGAGATATGGCCGTCTAAAAGGTCCAGAAAGATTTACACCATCACTGTGTTACTGTGTACCTACATCGTGCCGTTACTGATCATTTCAGTGGCGTACGTTGTGGTGAGTTTCTTACTATGGAAGAGGACACCGCCTGGGAATAAGGACCACTTCAGAGACTTCCTACAGTGGAGATCGAAAATAAAGGTAAATGTATGGTAATGAACAAACAGATCCACTTTGAAACGAAGCAACTAAACGTAAAAATATCAAcctatgattaaaaaaaacttgaatgtAAACCACttatctaaatgaaaaatatattaaggtttacaataaatatcaacacaggtaatattatataatagatGCATGAAAATCACTTCAGAATATTATGTTTTTTATCCAAGTTGACTATTGTCTATTCTTTTTACACTTCTACTCATtccatttcaaaattataaattaccaataataacttaaataatatttaggATGCCTGAGATAAGAAAATCAGTTTAGCATTATTTcttgatacaaaatatattgatatttttcagtTTATATTACTCAACTTACAATATTCAATAAGGTCAAACAACTTAATGTTATAAAGCATATTGACTGAAATAcggtttgttttttattttcaaagttatAAACTTGTAACATTAGAACTATTGCCACCATAATTATTATTAacttacattttttaaactttgtaaatGAAGTATTTCAATGGAAAATGAATTAACGCTGTTTCATGTTTAAGGTCATTGTCCAAAAACAAGTTCAATACTCTTTAATAGTTTCACTCGGCTTCTGCCTTCTCCAGTTACACTTACAGTCtaaactctgtcccgagtttttgcttcctccactttttgcttgatatttcaataatagtaaatacctttgtgctcaaactacgttcatccactaatatgaaaaatgtccagattatctgttttgaaacactccctctaccgcttcaggtttcgatacacatccaaaaatttaaagtctacggagattttgcattgcatcagccattactaagcccggatgataacgttaaaaaattacgcggtgtattccgagtgtattccgaatggagaaacgatgtaaacatttcccgttataaatctccgtaagaaaattgttttcgttcctgtgaaattttatgagtgaaaagggataattgttcaatgaagatatcttggatatattccctttcatcgaaaatgtatttctttcacatgtatgtataattttattaaaaatcatcaaatagtgatggaagcaataacttgggacagactttagtgTAGTTGTGGAAGGTCTAAcgatacacatgtatttattacaTGACGTGTCTCATAAATAACTGATTTACGTGTAGTTCCATGCAGacatactgtaaacgtattacatttggttGTGCattctatttagcgtttttgaCGGAAAACGGcgtccgctaaatcaagtataTCGATCGCCAAATGCGAAATATGCAAGATAAACAAGTACATTCAGAAATGCGCTAAAACAAATCCAcgctaacttgttgaaaaatcaaattcCGCCAAATATCGCAATATAGTACGTTTACAGCACGATAGGCACGACCCTTTTTGTAAGTCCACCCCTTCCCCAGCCTTTCAGTCCGTCATTCATAATTTTGCATACATCTCCGCTTCCCTTTCAATTCCCCATACATTTGAGATAAGTAATACTAGTATAACTTAGTTAAACACCTGAAAACCATCGTAAATAGATATACACAGCCTCTAGAGAGATAACACTTTACCATCCAGAGATCTAAAGAACGGATACCCTTAAGGTAGTATTATCCTTTTTTAAGTCCCAAAGTAAGATGTATGCCGATGATGTACTTTAGAATAGCCTACGTTGTCTTCCGGAATACGTATAAATAATGCTTGTGAATTTGAGTACAAGAATTTATTTCGTAGATTTATTATTTGCTATCATGCAAAGAACCGTCACATATACAAGCTAAGTGAATCAGTTTAATTTCAGAATCTCATGATCAACATATTAATGAATAAAGATTAACGAAAGAGAGTTCAATTAACCTTTCTATCACTTCTCACTTTTGAATAGTCAAAGAAAAATCAATGATAGGTATGAAATTTAGCTGTTTTAATTTCATCGCGCCGATGGCATAAAATAGCACTCAAACTCAGGAAGTGCGCACTAACTCAGGTTGACACTTATCAGTTTCAAAACTATATCACACTACTCCAAATATACGCTTACCCGCATTCACAAATCTTTTGGCTTGACTGGCTTGGTatatagaatttaaaattatgaatttatttcagGTCTGAGTTCTTGGCgttaacatttacattttatcTCAAACGTGATGTTCAATACCTGACCACcgaaataaaaaattttaacgAGAATTAAGACGTTACTGTTGTCTAGATATCAGTGGTATCATACAAATAAATACTCTAGATATCACTTAAAGAATTCACTGAGACTGAATTGAAAAGGCTTCCATTGAAAGGGCAAGAATGTGTTTCCACGGTTTATATCTTTTCAATttgtaatatgatataaaacttATACATACTGAttacattaataaattaaaaaagcatTCAATCATACGCATAATGtcttaaacaaaattgttccgCGACATCAGAGAAAGATAAGCTGTTGAGatctaacaaacaaaaatgcaatttttcatGGTAATGAGGCATGCAGGAAACAAATGTTCAAGGGATTTGAAGGACTTGGATACCAATCATCCTTTGTAATCTACATACAAACTCAATTCATTCTCAGACGGCTCACTTCCGGAAAGAACCAAGCTAAGATTCCGGGCGGGAATTATTGTAGTTCCAGTGACCATTTGATGTGTATCGACATGGTCAATCATGAAATCGGTCTTTGCTGTATTTGAGTTGACAGATCGATAAATCTTTGCAATCactttaaactttgaaaaaataaccaAGGTAAATACTTTCAAGGTTTGTGAAAGAATTTTTAGAGAGTAGAAAAAATTTTCTTGTGCAGGAGAATCCTGTTTCTTTGAATATCGCTTAAAGTCTAAATGAAAGAACATAGTCAGGTTTTATTCTTACTAAACGATGAAAGAGAGACTGCATATGTAATGCATAAAATTCCGATTAACCAAATTATTTACCCACAATTTATTACCGCACAACAATTACTGAAATATTTTGCCAAGAACAGAAAAACTTTTATGATCTGATAACAATATATGTCATCTGTATCTCGTATTGATTACCATAGAAATCtggaaaaaattcaaactgttaATGCAATTCCATGTGTATTTAGACATTTTCATTAGAATGATTATATACTTCTTTGAGCTGGATATTCTTTCTTGAAGTTGCTTCAAGTTCATATCTTCCACTTTACAGAAAAGCACTCATTGCCATTGAAAACGGTGACAAAGTTGGTTTACTAATAAATATATGACAATTATAGACTTGTTCAAAGCCAACGAATCTATGAAACCTATGAAACTAATACAAACTCCACATCAGGAGAATACATACAACATGTCGCCTTACGTTTCCCAACTTGGGATTCCCGCACAAATGGAAATAAATGAAGTCGTGTCCCTTTTATCTTCTTCCCTGCGCAAGTTTAATTTTCTATCGGAAGCCCCTTTCATTTATGAATTGATTACTATGACGCTACTGGCAACGCTTAAGGTTCACTGTCCCTTGTGTCTAAAAATAATTCGGTGTAAATTACTTTTATGCCATTATATcaaacatataataaaatctttttaaatttggCCCCGTAGTATTTTAAATTCTAAGTCAAAACAATATTTGGTCAATTCGACGTATGTTGTTTTGTTTAAGCTGTTAATTGAAGAGAATCACCGCAAGGTTATTCAGGTCATGATGCAATTCATGCGGAACACGTcgacaagaaaaaaatataggCACACGGGTTGGGTATATCTAATAATGTTAGACAATTTCAGAGCTCCTTTTTAAAACCCAAAGAATCACAGTGCCGAcgttgtgtaaaaaaaaacctgagcagcattataaaatgttaatttataaCCTCAAATGACGTCAGAGCTGGTCAGTGGAAAAACATAAGATTCACACCCACCCCAAAAATAACCCTTGAGTGAAAGGCTACACATTTCTTACTTAATTCTTTCTTGTAAAGTTGAA
Coding sequences within it:
- the LOC128166856 gene encoding substance-K receptor-like, with amino-acid sequence MASSRYQFHEIWNNSLENKTNKSEQTNLNLSGETFIGLTVLYAFTTFLAIVGNLFVIVVFIRGKRSRTDLRHFLINLAIADLLMGLFCMPFTFADAIHNMWIFSEPVCPIVLSIQIISVAASVFTNMAIAVDRFLVVTYPLKHRFTQERSKYVILVIWTAATALSSVQFFVGRAHIDVDSGHLVCDEIWPSKRSRKIYTITVLLCTYIVPLLIISVAYVVVSFLLWKRTPPGNKDHFRDFLQWRSKIKVVKMLVIVVTMFGVCWLPLHTFMLVRDFHPSPHHDKLELGIYLGVHWLAMSNSFANPIIYSFTNDSFRADLLTLFYMWFPCCTCLKGMINRTYSVVTKESYLIRHQSKPKKTNSNHRDKLQKKLLIVEKKPGCSGSRNMTCDEEQLELVCKLFVDNVSELGSVQASNDQ